One Hylaeus volcanicus isolate JK05 chromosome 8, UHH_iyHylVolc1.0_haploid, whole genome shotgun sequence genomic window, AGAATTTTTTAGCGAGAAAACTGCGTAGCATCGAATGTCGAAATCTGAACATATAGTATAGACTTTGGAGTACAGCACTGTCTCGAAAGAAGCAATTCGGTCGGGACCGGCGAGTTCCCTGTTTGCGAGGCAAACTATAAAGTGATCGCTCGAGCACGAGTGTTATTCTTTGGAGAAGGATAGAACAGAACATGATTTCTCATTTTCGCActagtaaaatcgaattcttttcggATCTCTCGGTTGCttgtttcgagacaataccGTACTGGCAAATAACATCTCGACAGGCTGTTTACCGGTCACAACTCGTGGTTTCGATCCGAAACCAAAGAGTAAACGAATTCCGCTTCGCAATGGATGTCTCTATAACGtacaagaaatttctttttcgagatataaactaaaattcaCGCGATTAAAGTGTCGAAGTTGTCGGCGTGAAAACTTTAATCGTAGCGGCTTGTTCGCTTCCGTGTGCTCGCCGCGCGAGGCGTGCCGTTAATTGCGCTGTTGTTTACATAACGTCGcggtgaaatataaaataaaatatcccgCTGGCGACAATCGGGGAATCGTTTCATAAAACgttgtataattttctctATGGCATTCCAGCGCCGAACACTTCCTTCACGCCTCGTATCGCGCAACTCTCCGCTGCGGAGAGgccgtgaaaaattgattaacaATTGGAAATGCTCTTCCACGCGTCATGAATTAAAGATGAAAGAAACTTGGAATGGATTAAAACGCTTATGCGATAGACGAAGACGATTAGCAATTGATTCCATAACGGGACGCTACGATTTGTCGATTCGAAGGAGGAACCCGACGAGAAGTAAAAATGTAACTAGTCTTCCTTCCGGGAGTAATCGAAATGCGGGTAAAAGATTCTTTCTAGCAATGGCGGGCTGCGTCTGAAATTGTTTACGTTCGCCAATTTATAGCGTAGGAGTctgaacgaaaaataagggacagagattcgaagccacgatcctcggatccacagtggaccgctttacctacgcgaccaaacCCGTatcctacgtttcgtgttctcgtttgactcCTTGTTGTTGGGTATGgaaggcgcggatactacaatagcaacatttgtataaatttgtgtAACGCGTTAATTTTCTCTGACAACGAGACAAAGTCACGGAAGTCCCTGGAACGCTAAACGTCCTGGATCGGGTTGACCTTGCCCTGCGAGAAGTGCACCGCCGATTCGAACGAGTCGCAGATCCAACCGCACCTGGCCGTGGCGACCGAGGCGCGTGCAGCGGGATCCCTGCGGTTGTTTTCAAACAAAGAGAGGGAATCGAAACAAAGTAGTCAGCTGATCCGAGATGGATACCTGGTGGGAGTGCCGCCATCAGCGAGGGCTTAAATAGCACCGCGTGGAGTTGCGACGCGTCAGTGCCGAGCAGCGTCGCCTGAAACGCTCTCGTTTTTCGTCTCGAGCGCAGGCGAGCGGAAACCGCGAATTACCGTGCACCGATCGGAAAACCGTGGATGTCCTGGAGATCGGACTCGTTGTCAGGACGTTGTCAGTTTTCCTCGGCGTAAACGGTCTCATGCCAAGTATCACGTCGGAGAAGTGCGTCTGCAGCGTCGGTTGTGCACTGTCGAGGGAACTGGAAACATGATAATCTCCTGATAGCCGGAGAATCGAGTGCTGGAATCGATACTGCGAACAAGAAGAAATTTGAGTTATTACGTATATCGGATCTCGGAGGATTTCGGAGGAGATAGAACACGAAACGTTACTTTACCTCTGGCACGGGACCGATTTTCGTATCAGGATGAAACCGCCCGCGTACAATGCCGACCAAGTGCAACAAGTATCTCAGGAGCAAGGCGAGAGGAACGTGGCCATGGCTGTTTGCGTGCAGTTGGCGGGCAGGGCGATAATCAGGGTAGTTTCTCGTTGCGAGGAGGCTCAGGACAATTGCAATCTAGGTACGTACCGGTCCCGTGACCGAGCGATCTGATATCGTCGACAGCGTTCGATCACCGCATCGATAGCCCGGTCACTCTAGATTCAAATGCGCGGGACAACTTTCTAAGAGTAAAAGGAAAATCGGTTCGAGGAAAATGTTTTCGATGGCCGAATCTAAAACGAGCGAATCACGACGGTTGTTAACCTTTCCGAGGCTCGCGGCCCACGGTTTCAAAGAAGATTCATAGCCTTCACGATGCTCGCGGCGCGATTCAGAGAGAAGAAAACCTGGCACAGTTCCTAATCCTAAATACTTATACTATAAGTCTTATAGTAAGAAGGATTCCATGGTATTTGGAAGCCTATTCAAACCTGGGATGGAATCATCGAAAATATTGGATCTAATCGTTCGATACAGACACGGTGTTTAGATCCTAAAAATAAGAGcatttacatgtatattcGATAGAGTATATTTCCACGAGTATTCCACGAAAGTATGAAACGCGGATGAAACAGTTGCGACGCGCGTCGATTCGGCAACCAACTCTATCTGGCTTATCCGAGTCAACGTTCGAGTCTCGAGTAGACTTCAGGGGCaaaggtaaaataatttttgggaaagaaaatataaccgacttcgaagaACGTTACAACTGCActaaaaaagtatgaaataatttctaatcaatttatataaatactcgCCAGCTCTTGATGAATCTTAAATTATTACGTACAGCAtgttaaatacaatgcaatcttttcggaggcggcgcaaaattaaaaatttttatgcTAAAATTTGAATGCTGTTAACGTATGCGTGCATACTGTCTACGCGAGGGTTGCATACTGTTAACGTGTGTACATAGTATATATAATGCATATAGTAAcaggaataattaaacatgatattttttatgcCACCAAGTTGAACCAAATTCGGTAATTTTAAGCGTAGGCAATTTCTAAATTTcgcgatttataattttacgaattattttatcgttgccCCCTGAAGTCTCGAAACACGAACGTTGACTCGGATAAGCCGGGTAGAATCGGTTGCcgaaccgacgcgacgcgcgtcGTAACTGTTTCGTCCGCGTTTCATACTTTCTACGCCGCGATATCTTTCCGCGTTTGAGGTATCACACTTTCGCTCGCGCGAGGATTTCGTTCGGGGAAAGAAACCGAGTCGAAACGTTTGTCTAGCGCTCGTCTTGTTTCTATTACGCGATGAAGATCGAGCTGGTACCTGGCACCGGTATCGGGCTCCGCGCAATCCACGATTACGATTTCGATTTCCTTAGATGCTTTTGTGCAATCTTAAGAGAGCTACGCAAACTATCGTACAATGTAATTGGTTATCCGTTGGATACAGAAACGATACAGAAAAGTTGTAATTACGAGCAACTACTGCGAAGTTGTCCAACGCTAGCTGACGCTTTTTTTCCCGGGGTTGACACGCGGAAAACGTACAAATAAACTAATTCCGCGGAATTGGCGCGTTAGTCATCGATACGATGATAACGTCTCGCTGATAAGGGTGTCGAACAATGCTACGATTGCGTATCAGCGTGAAATGTTAACGCGCATTAATTACCACACCGGTGGTCGGTTTTGAGTAAGCTCGATCGGTTTCCCAAGATTTTACGTGGCGAAACAACCTGGCACGGCACGGATAAAGAAAATCGTAGAATCTCGTAGCGGGCGTTTTAGGAGACGCTCTGGATTGGCAacgttttgaaaaagaagagtCAGCCGGATATCGTTGATATCGATATTCCGTTGTTCTAGTAGGACAGATGTTTCGGCATGGAAGAAGGTGCAACCGAGCAATTAATAGACACGTGTAACAGAGTGACCTTAAGGTACGTTCGCTGCAGTGACTAATAAAATTGGCAACACGATACGTGTTTCTGGCCGGCCTTGATTCGTCGATTCGACCGGCCCGTAACGAGCTCGACTTTCAAACTACCGAGACGAATTAGCTCGACCAGCATTGCATGTCGCCCCCTACAGAAGAGACCATGGACGACGGACCATGCGAGATCTACGGACGGGCCGTGAAGCGCGTTTTTGGAATAAAGGCGATCCATGGACACGTCAGTCCGCGAACACCGAGCGATTCGCTTCCTGATTCAACCTGGAAGAAAGAACGGGACTCGGGTCCTTGCCTTATCCGTACACCCGGATAGATTCGAGACCTTCCTCGATGCCGATTCGTTCACGCTTTGTTCGACTCGATCTGCGTCAGCGTTCTCCGTCTCGATGATTCTCGGACGTTCGCGAGacttttctgaaattttccgTACTTTTTGGACCGATCGTACACCGTGGAAAAGAAAAGCTGGCACGAGTCTCGGCCACGAATGTACACTTGGTCGTGAACACGAGATTTCTAATCGGTAACTGGCGAAAGTCTCGATGCGGAGAAAACGAGAGCGAGAGGTACTCGGCGGTTAAACTCGAGGCATCGCTCTACGAAAGAACGCGCGTCTCTGTAATAACGCTCGTTAGCGATCCTCGGACGGATTCGCGATAAGCTCGGCCGTCTTTTTCCCAAGGAAACGATGACCTGATGGTGACACCTCGCGCCAGACTGACCTACCAATAAAATACAGTGTTATCTAAAGGGTTGACAAATGTTCCAACTCAAATAATTACCTGTGCCCGCGGTACAATTATGTCGTCGACCGTCGCTGCGACTCGGTGACTCTATACAGGACTAAAATTTCAGTTTGCCGACGCACCGAAAGTGTTGTAACGATTCGAACGCGATGTGCCAAGCGATAGCTGTGCTCGATTGTAATTGGTCCCGTCGGCGTCGGGTAGACCGCTAGACATACGTACGTAACAGGTGGCGGTGTTTCTCGTCGCGGTAGCGGCTCGTGCAtcaattcgaataaaagtgaAATGCTTAGCGGTGGTTCTAGCATAGATAATCGGCTGGATAAACATTGCGTTGCGCAACTCGTGTCCGGTCTTTGTTCCCCGTGCCACTGAATCGAGCCAGTCGCGTGCCGGTGCGCGCACGCGTTGTTCTTTTTATGGTACCAGTACCGTTAATTGTTCGACACGAtcctatttttaataattatagtagGTAACAGAGTATCGGTTGTCTTTTAGCAAAATACCCAGacgattaacacgttgaacgccacgtcacccacatatggcTGACGGAGCTTTTCactaaagaattttaataaataatttgaaggaCTAAGTATCGATGAAAACAAGTTAGATTCTATCATTTCTAATCgtctcgagacgaaattttagtCCTGTAGACATTTCCATGCGAATCAgtgtggcagtcaacgtgttataATTacgctaccggtcggtaaaacGCCAATACGGTTAAAGTAAACCATCGTCGTTGATATCGTTACGCGAAGGCATACAGCCGACTATGAGTCAACGGTCTATCAACGGGAAAGATCTCTTGCACGTTTTGGAGGCATCCGCGTGTACGAAAGGTCAATCTCGGAATAGTGAACCGCTACGAGGCCTTGGCAGAGCAAAATACGCGCGCTTTGCATGCCGTGCGAGAGTCGTTCCTTCTTCCCGATCCTTTTTACATGTATTCGCAACAAAGCGCTACTGGATTACTCATTCGTTGCGTCATTTAGTCGTTGGTACTTTTAAAACTTCTTTTAAACCATTACGCCgcataattttgatatttagaatttgtatcttttttttaaatattgggctgtctggaaagtccatgccgatttttagtaggaagtacaggtctgaatatatcggaatggctgaaaacaaataaaatgtgtacattcgtcaacaggtggaaaggttgtggaacaaaatggtacatatataattcaataaatatacctttgaatttttcttaaaaataggcatgaactttccggacaacccaatataacaTATCAGGCTCACCGATACCTGCTTCGCGTGTCCACTTGGTTCATTCCTATCTCGGGTATTCGAACGAGTGACTCAGCCTGTAGTTTTATCGTTCTATCGGAACGTTAacctgaaaaataaacgttataTTAGTACGTGTCCTACGCTGTTTAAATGATACTTTGCtccaaaattttctttaatgtacGCATAAGGATTAAATATCTAAGATAATTTCGTATCTGCGACTAATGGATTCCTTCGTACCGACGCGGTAAAATACGAGTGTATGCATCCCGAACGACGTGAATACAGGTACGCGAGGCGCCACCATGTATGGAAACGTAACCTTAAATGGTAGCTTGCCACCGAAGCCGTTTACTACTTTATTGCAAAAAGTAATCGTCACTGTCGATACATACAGTAAAACACAGTCGGTTAGTCCGTTCGGTTAATAACGTCGGAATTCTCACGATGCGACGTGCTTCGCATAATAAAAAGATTCCCTTTGCGATTCTCGACGAAAAAGAGCGGTTCCTCGCGATCGaagctttttaaatatctaattCTAATACCTACGCTTCGAACAAAAAGTAACCTATTATATATTACCTCGTGTCGTTTAAACGTCGACGTCACGCCGACGCGTTCTTGGCGACAAGAAAGACGCaccgatgaaaatattcttaggaatgaaaattctaaaacgtTGTTAGATCCGAATCCGAGAAAAGCGCGATCAAAACTGGAGCGGAACGAGCATGCGCAAGAAAAATGGCGACGTTAGAATTTAGCGCGACATCGAACAAGCGAATGTCTCGCGTCTACTTTCGCACGTTTCAAATGCTTTCAAATGCGCCTGCACCCATTTTCCAATTCtcggaaatttaaattacaaatttacataGTCCCGCGACCGTGATAGAATTCATATTATCCGGAGAAGTATGCAAGTGCGAGGAACGTCTTGGTAAAAAGTATCGTCTCGAAATTTTCGAACTTTCGGAAGGTAGAATTAATTGGAATGAATTCCGAAGCCAATAAACGGGCtctatttattttggaaattggTCGGAAATAAATGTTTGGCGATAGGTTGGCCAGACGGCAGATTCAAGAACTCGTAACGAGTCAGTCTGCCTTGGCAAGATGGCGAATGCCGTCACGAGGGTCGTATTGCGCTGCGAAGAGGCACAAGAGAACAAGAGTCTCGgtaaattgttttttgaaaaCGAAGTGAAATGTTGAACGATTCGAGTACCGACACCTTGTTTCTCGTCGAAATTTCCACTTAATCTTTTTCTGTTTGTCGTTGCGCGTTAAGGTACTTTGATCTAGTTTATGACCTACTTTCCTCTGCTACAGGTGTATCGCGGGttctacaaacaaaaattgtgtcCGTTTGTTAAAGTATCGCGCGTTGTTTGTGTGATTTTCAGTGGATACGACGTACTATCCGAAATGAGAAATCAACAATGTTTCGCACAGcattcgaaaaatgtaaaatttcgaTTGTTACTTTTGTTTAGTATTGATACGCTGACCTAGTTTGACAGCTGATCTGTCGAGAGCACGATACGACGGTGCAGATTACAAAACTAATTTGctacatattataataaacgtAGTTTTCgattgtttacatttaaattttcaatacggATTCGCAacgttattattgttattttactcGTGTTGCAGATCTATCGGAATGCCAATTGATGCAGGTTCCGGATGCTGTTTACCATTTAATGAGACACACGGAATTGAAAAGATGCGATCTTTCTGGGAACGTGATAACAAAGATCCCACCGAAATTCGCGGTGAAATTTTCGCTGATCACTGGTAAGTCtgatatgtatacatattgatCGCAAGGTTTTGTAATCGATGTTTTAATATCAtcctttttttcaattgtactaacaataatttttggaaattttactGTAGTATAAATAGGTAATTGTTTCCAGAACTGAATTTGAGTCATAATCAAATGAGCAAGCTACCAGAGGAACTTGCCGAATTACAAGCTCTGGAAAGGTTGAACATTTCTCATAATACTTTCATCGCTTTGCCACCTGTTACTTGTCGGATACCACGGTTGAAGCACCTTCACGCCAACAACAACTCCATCATAGGTAGGTGTTGTAAGTCTGTTACGTAAGAGGCATTTCGAATACTTTCATTGGTGATCCAATTGAAATGATTACGTCTATGTTTTAATCTGGACATGTACATTTTTCAGACGTAGACATCGAGAGGCTGAGGCATGCTCCCGTTTTGGAATTTATCGATCTCCAAGCCAACCCTCTGACGCCCAGGATGCACAATCTCCTCGGCACCTTGACCCGAATCAGAGTCGAATTGACGCCCAGGGAGGTCGAAGAATGGGAAGATCTCACCATTTGAAGCGGATCTACAGCCTaaggaaaacaattaaatCTGCCAAAGGGGTGGATCGGCGAATGTTCGTCCTACGCGAATGTAGCTTGCTTTCGTTTATCTTGACTAAGATTGAGAGTTTGCAAACGAATCGTCGCGCGAATCGAGAACAAAtagcaaatattttgtacagtGACTGTATACGACTGACCGACAGCATGCGTAAGCGATGAATGGTAAAAAACGAATAAACTCGTCAGGAAACGTACAACTCTTTGTAACTGACGTTCTTCGCGATCAGTACTTAACAGCAAAAACTTGCCGCGTACCTGGAACTTTCTGCATTGATCTCGCGaatgaatcgatcgatcgtcgctTCCTCTACCCGTTTTCTACCGtgtgttttctttctctttttcttgaCTTTATTCGGCCGCATCATTGCCGCGATCGATGTACGGCGTTACATCGCAAGTTGCCGATCCAACTTATCACCATATTTTTACTAACTCTGAACAAGTACCCTGTAAACTTAAGATacgttgtattattttttatgcgTGGAT contains:
- the LOC128880822 gene encoding leucine-rich repeat-containing protein 20 isoform X1, yielding MKPPAYNADQVQQVSQEQGERNVAMAVCVQLAGRAIIRVVSRCEEAQDNCNLDLSECQLMQVPDAVYHLMRHTELKRCDLSGNVITKIPPKFAVKFSLITELNLSHNQMSKLPEELAELQALERLNISHNTFIALPPVTCRIPRLKHLHANNNSIIDVDIERLRHAPVLEFIDLQANPLTPRMHNLLGTLTRIRVELTPREVEEWEDLTI
- the LOC128880822 gene encoding leucine-rich repeat-containing protein 20 isoform X3 codes for the protein MANAVTRVVLRCEEAQENKSLDLSECQLMQVPDAVYHLMRHTELKRCDLSGNVITKIPPKFAVKFSLITELNLSHNQMSKLPEELAELQALERLNISHNTFIALPPVTCRIPRLKHLHANNNSIIDVDIERLRHAPVLEFIDLQANPLTPRMHNLLGTLTRIRVELTPREVEEWEDLTI
- the LOC128880822 gene encoding leucine-rich repeat-containing protein 20 isoform X2; protein product: MKQLRRASIRQPTLSGLSESTFESRVDFRGKDLSECQLMQVPDAVYHLMRHTELKRCDLSGNVITKIPPKFAVKFSLITELNLSHNQMSKLPEELAELQALERLNISHNTFIALPPVTCRIPRLKHLHANNNSIIDVDIERLRHAPVLEFIDLQANPLTPRMHNLLGTLTRIRVELTPREVEEWEDLTI